One Plasmodium cynomolgi strain B DNA, chromosome 2, whole genome shotgun sequence genomic window carries:
- a CDS encoding hypothetical protein (putative), producing the protein MEHRRCVVSKTATNDDSESEIKSSTDVFPSVIERIMGSSPKHKVNIVKFFNKVSVCVLALCILNCPSN; encoded by the coding sequence ATGGAGCATCGAAGATGTGTAGTATCAAAGACTGCTACAAATGATGATAGTGAATCCGAGATAAAATCTTCAACAGATGTTTTTCCATCAGTAATAGAAAGAATAATGGGAAGCAGTCCTAAGCATAAAGTAAAtatagtaaaattttttaacaaagttTCCGTGTGCGTCCTTGCACTATGTATCCTGAATTGCCCTAGTAAT